The following proteins are encoded in a genomic region of Ostrinia nubilalis chromosome 1, ilOstNubi1.1, whole genome shotgun sequence:
- the LOC135088231 gene encoding metallo-beta-lactamase domain-containing protein 1 encodes MSEVFVLYDGFSTMCAKDEMVANCSCTLVIGGHNLIVDTMTAWDSEKILRALQNYGIAPNAISYVVSTHGHSDHIGNNNLFLHAKHIVGFSVSYQDKYYMHPFDKGEKFIVNDSVEIIPTPGHTLSDVTVLVKTKHAESIAITGDLFEKMEDIGNPNIWLEAGSEDPVQQMKNRAKIADIADWIVPGHGPKFKVTEQIRKSLREQSGDTCSMKKG; translated from the exons ATGAGTGAAGTTTTTGTTTTATATGATGGATTCTCTACAATGTGCGCGAAAGATGAAATGGTTGCTAATTGCAGTTGCACCTTAGTAATAGGAGGACACAATCTTATTGTGGATACCATGACTGCTTGGGATTCTGAAAAAATACTGAGAG ctTTGCAAAACTATGGCATTGCCCCTAATGCAATAAGTTATGTTGTTTCAACACATGGACATTCTGACCACATTGGAAATAATAATCTCTTTCTACACGCCAAGCACATTGTTGGTTTTAGTGTCTCCTATCAAGACAAATACTATATGCATCCATTTGATAAAG GCGAGAAGTTCATCGTCAATGATAGTGTGGAAATAATCCCTACTCCAGGACACACATTATCAGATGTAACAGTGCTTGTTAAAACTAAGCATGCAGAGTCTATTGCCATTACTG GTGATTTGTTTGAAAAGATGGAGGATATAGGAAACCCTAACATTTGGCTGGAAGCTGGAAGTGAAGATCCAGTGCAGCAGATGAAGAATAGAGCCAAAATAGCTGACATTGCAGACTGGATTGTTCCAGGACATGGTCCAAAGTTCAAAGTGACTGAACAAATAAGAAAATCTTTAAGGGAACAGTCTGGGGACACATGTTCAATGAAAAAag
- the LOC135088253 gene encoding aspartyl/asparaginyl beta-hydroxylase, which yields MSGDVQPRKRKDKKRKKDELSLEEPRGTAAALGEGDVFMHSYHDHGTGGHWCAKIIFFSLLAILVTLIGLIILENRGLSELEANSVESRYSGVLEGWLEDAPEDDHHDEHTLELNHHDDDDDGHDEDVNHVSAEDHADEDDDDDHDDEHADDDDEHGDEGDDDDDENGDEDDDEHADEDEDDHGDDDDDEQGDEDEEDHGDEDDDESNYNDEHLLQDDDELDQQSDNDEDGDADENDDHENDEDNEDEDELHQDSFEDDDNQYQADEGDDNNDDLQQVDDDDDENTEPNEIDYNDEQENDENEDTNQSAEKYDDSKEDNNEDDDEEEEHDEHESDEEVEVEQLEKEVPDEEPISVELPALPEDDDDDKGDDGDDSADNDQLDDEDNSVEQEDEEFLEADDTDEPPIERITAPAGKPLVEVEEEESSEQPPDTLAEEEEYEKRQEELRKEEAQSSHMWLKLTVGGALLVATHAVMRRATRPRDTPESEEQPSREETPVIDRRMTLLPEQHSAPVRKIIEEVSQPVIEKVVEKMTPVVKSVPIRKEESEEEEEDDEEKQQSEDEEVIDEPTKDKELYSDEDEPAEELEEEEEEIVVPKKEIPKQSAPVAEKKPEPESEEEIDPDDVEIIGDEQLEDEMEEEDDEEEISDVDDAELLSRLEAKYGRLPEPERPGQKHKDGGNSVDDAWPGEPSDAYWRQQLDSAERELRQGAWSSAGERAAAPELRASARARYVFARALDAAAEAQRDNRLLTRAIAAYLDLLKMNERLSDKKLLEVTGRTLDRIQFRGNYLSAEPVYRLLIRRFPNDPSYRNNLTISFLMANRADLAEEVLKETLKRWPDDRIALAHYAFVLKTQHNNYEKAVELFQKALEGDTGAANEPRFYYHYGDSLLLLGRPEEAHKVHERGAKLGHFLSASQRSLYNVPRLKGSPWWNVEDTPYLRLAKALEKSWKEILKEGEAAKALYEQEKEGLKEKGEWSQLDLFVRGQEIPDRCKRAPITCAIIKSEPAAAGCRRGQVKFSLMAPGTHVRAHVGPTNCRLRMHLGLSNTKDTYLRVDKEFRQWSVGRVLLFDDSFEHEVWHNGTRARLVLIVDVWHPQLTAKERRQLPAI from the exons ATGTCAGGCGACGTACAGCCAAGGAAGCGCAAagataagaaaagaaaaaaag ATGAGTTAAGCTTAGAGGAGCCTCGTGGAACGGCGGCGGCGCTCGGCGAAGGAGATGTCTTTATGCATTCATATCACGACCATGGCACGGGTGGACACTGGTGCgctaaaataatattcttctCTTTGCTAGCCATACTTGTCACACTTATTGGATTGATCATATTGGAAAACAGAGGCCTATCGGAAT TGGAAGCTAATTCTGTGGAATCCCGGTACTCTGGTGTCTTAGAGGGTTGGCTTGAGGATGCTCCTGAGGATGATCACCATGATGAACACACTTTAGAACTAAATCACCAT gatgatgatgatgatggccaTGATGAAGACGTCAATCATGTCAGTGCTGAAGATCACGCGGATgaagatgacgatgatgatcaCGATGATGAACAtgctgatgacgatgatgaacaTGGTGATGAAGGTGATGACGACGACGATGAAAATGGTGATGAAGACGACGATGAACATGCCGATGAAGACGAAGACGAtcatggtgatgatgatgacgatgaacaAGGTGATGAAGATGAAGAAGATCATGGTGATGAAGATGACGATGaatcaaattataatgatgAGCACCTTTTACAAGACGATGATGAACTAGATCAACAAAGTGACAATGACGAAGATGGTGATGCTGATGAAAATGATGATCATGAAAATGACGAGGATAATGAG GATGAAGATGAACTACACCAAGATTCGTTTGAAGATGACGACAATCAATATCAAGCTGATGAAGGTGATGATAACAATGACGACCTACAACAagtagatgatgatgatgatgaaaatacgGAACCGAATGAAATAGATTATAATGATGAACAAGAAAATGATGAAAATGAAGACACAAACCAAAGTGCAGAAAAATATGATGATAGCAAAGAAGATAATAATGAG gatgatgatgaagaagaagaacaCGATGAACACGAGTCTGATGAAGAAGTGGAAGTGGAGCAACTGGAAAAAGAAGTCCCTGATGAAGAACCAATCTCCGTTGAACTACCAGCTTTGCCTGAGGACGATGACGACGACAAAGGAGATGAtg GTGATGATTCCGCTGATAACGACCAACTTGATGATGAAGATAACAGCGTTGAACAAGAAGATGAGGAATTCCTGGAAGCTGATGACACTGACGAGCCTCCGATTGAACGTATCACCGCACCGGCTGGCAAACCATTAGTAGAG GTGGAAGAAGAAGAATCTTCCGAGCAGCCTCCGGACACGCTAGCAGAAGAAGAGGAATACGAGAAGAGGCAGGAGGAACTCCGCAAGGAGGAAGCGCAATCCTCCCATA TGTGGCTGAAGCTGACTGTGGGCGGAGCGCTGTTGGTGGCAACCCACGCCGTCATGCGACGCGCCACGCGCCCGCGCG ATACACCAGAAAGCGAGGAACAACCTAGTAGAGAAGAGACACCCGTTATAGACCGCCGTATGACTTTGTTGCCAGAACAACATTCTGCCCCCG TGAGAAAAATCATTGAGGAAGTTTCGCAGCCGGTTATAGAAAAGGTAGTTGAAAAAATGACTCCTGTTGTTAAATCAGTTCCAATTAGAAAGGAAGAAAGCGAAGAAGAAGAGGAAGATGACGAAGAAAAGCAACAGTCAGAAGACGAA GAAGTAATTGATGAACCAACGAAAGACAAAGAACTATACAGCGACGAGGATGAGCCCGCCGAAGAATTAGAAGAAGAGGAAGAAGAAATCGTTGTACCGAAGAAAGAAATCCCCAAACAAAGCGCGCCAGTAGCTGAGAAGAAACCCGAGCCGGAATCGGAAGAAGAAATCGACCCAGATGACGTGGAAATTATTGGCGACGAGCAATTGGAAGATGAAATGGAGGAAGAAGATGATGAAGAAGAAATATCAGATGTAGATGATGCTGAACTCTTAAGCCGCCTGGAAGCCAAATACGGGAGGCTTCCTGAGCCAGAGAGACCCGGACAAAAACACA AGGACGGAGGCAACAGCGTAGATGACGCGTGGCCGGGCGAGCCCAGTGACGCGTATTGGCGCCAACAGCTGGACTCGGCGGAACGAGAGCTCCGCCAG GGCGCGTGGAGTTCTGCCGGCGAGCGTGCGGCAGCGCCGGAGTTGCGAGCGAGCGCGCGTGCGCGTTACGTGTTCGCGCGCGCGCTCGACGCCGCGGCTGAAGCGCAGCGCGACAACAGACTGCTGACGCGCGCTATAGCGGCCTACCTCGACCTGCTGAAGATGAACGAACGCCTCTCCGACAAGAAACTGCTCGAAGTCACAGGCAGAACGCTCGACAGAATACAGTTTAGAg GAAATTATTTAAGCGCTGAACCGGTTTATAGGTTGCTGATACGTCGATTTCCGAATGACCCTTCGTATCGAAACAACCTTACGATCTCTTTTCTCATGGCTAACAG AGCTGACTTGGCAGAAGAAGttttaaaagaaacactaaaaCGCTGGCCCGACGACCGCATAGCCTTAGCGCATTACGCTTTCGTGTTGAAGACGCAACATAATAATTACGAGAAGGCTGTAGAACTTTTCCAGAAAGCGCTTGAAGGCGACACAGGTGCCGCCAACGAACCAAGGTTTTACTACCATTACGGCGATTCCTTGCTGTTGCTAGGTCGACCAGAAGAAGCGCACAAAGTGCACGAACGCGGGGCGAAACTAGGACACTTCCTATCGGCCTCTCAGCGATCTTTATACAACGTGCCTAGGTTAAAAGGCTCGCCGTGGTGGAACGTAGAAGACACGCCTTACTTGCGGCTAGCAAAGGCTTTGGAGAAATCATGGAAAGAGATCTTAAAAGAAGGAGAAGCGGCGAAAGCGTTGTACGAACAAGAGAAAGAGGGTTTGAAGGAGAAGGGAGAATGGTCGCAGTTGGATTTGTTTGTCCGGGGTCAAGAGATCCCGGATAGGTGTAAGCGCGCGCCGATTACTTGTGCTATAATCAAGAGCGAGCCGGCTGCTGCAGGGTGCCGCAGAGGGCAGGTCAAGTTTAGCCTAATGGCCCCTGGAACTCACGTCAGAGCGCACGTCGGCCCCACCAACTGCCGGCTCAGGATGCATTTGGGGCTGAGCAATACCAAAGATACTTATTTAAGAGTGGATAAGGAATTCAG GCAATGGAGCGTGGGCCGCGTTCTGCTGTTCGACGATAGCTTCGAGCACGAGGTATGGCACAACGGCACGCGCGCGCGCCTCGTGCTCATCGTCGACGTGTGGCACCCTCAGCTCACGGCCAAGGAGAGGCGGCAGCTGCCCGCCATCTAG
- the LOC135088271 gene encoding uncharacterized protein LOC135088271 isoform X1 yields MAVCGLRTVLLIVCVLELIVTIQRQVFDFLGYMWLPIIANFVNIILIIFGSFGAVQYVTNYLLAYAIWSFMWLTWNVFLICYYLNLGSLNRESGLLSLGTDSVSWWEWNGWGCQPVWGEADKPSTWRPTRVDGCFVQWHDIELAQSAVAAAFTVIALPLAILVAVQSYKKRKPMSDKGTLSRRPVYTIELSPTETTVSESSLKPMTPRRVKRRSGSRGAGSSVRRSRRSYRNNGYLASTASLPRESKPSRPTSAHSSYSNFHAARPASYHATEREAISRSQDVYDPPPPTESVPIITNRYDTIRRINKNAGYDVAGPYNEPSRGYDTSRNYEANNVSPYENTNRGYETVPNYEGRVDSVPPCESPYGAGGYGVVSGYEGGWEAPPPPAPPYSARATPQAPGPPAYQPANDGYMS; encoded by the exons atggCTGTGTGTGGTCTTAGGACAGTGTTGTTGATCGTTTGTGTTCTCGAGTTG atTGTTACCATTCAAAGACAAGTGTTTGATTTTTTGGGTTACATGTGGCTGCCCATAATTGCAAATTTTGTTAACATAATCCTGATAATTTTTGGTTCTTTCGGAGCAGTACAatatgtcacgaactatttgttAGCT TATGCAATATGGAGTTTCATGTGGCTAACCtggaatgtttttttaatttgctaTTATCTAAATCTGGGTTCTCTGAACAGG GAAAGCGGTTTACTATCTTTGGGGACTGATAGCGTCAGTTGGTGGGAATGGAATGGCTGGGGATGTCAGCCAGTATGGGGTGAAGCAGACAAACCTAGCACCTGGAGGCCAACGCGAGTAGACGGCTGTTTTGTTCAGTGGCACGACATTGAACTTGCTCAATCAGCTGTGGCGGCGGCATTCACTGTCATCGCTCTGCCCCTAGCCATACTCGTAGCTGTTCAGTCCTATAAGAAGCGAAAACCTATGTCTG ATAAAGGAACATTGTCCCGCCGACCGGTGTACACCATTGAATTGAGCCCCACTGAAACGACAGTAAGTGAAAGTTCTTTGAAGCCAATGACGCCGCGTCGCGTGAAGAGGCGCTCGGGCTCGCGCGGAGCCGGCTCGTCGGTGCGTCGCTCCCGGCGCTCGTACAGAAACAATGGGTACTTAGCTTCCACGGCTTCATTGCCGCGAGAATCTAAACCGTCTCGTCCGACGTCGGCGCACTCCTCATATTCCAATTTCCACGCCGCCCGTCCGGCTTCCTACCACGCCACCGAGAGAGAAGCCATATCAAGGTCGCAGGACGTATACGATCCTCCGCCGCCCACGGAGTCCGTCCCCATCATAACGAACAGGTACGACACGATTCGCCGCATAAACAAGAACGCAGGATACGACGTCGCCGGCCCGTACAACGAGCCCAGCAGGGGATACGATACGTCCAGAAACTACGAAGCGAACAACGTTTCGCCGTACGAAAATACGAATCGGGGATACGAGACCGTGCCTAATTATGAGGGTAGGGTGGATTCTGTGCCGCCTTGCGAATCTCCGTATGGGGCTGGAGGTTATGGTGTTGTGAGCGGGTACGAGGGCGGCTGGgaggcgccgccgccgcccgcgccgccctacAGCGCGCGCGCCACGCCGCAGGCGCCCGGCCCGCCCGCCTACCAGCCGGCTAATGACGGATACATGTCTTAG
- the LOC135088271 gene encoding uncharacterized protein LOC135088271 isoform X2 codes for MHTGIMLENNFDLESKLNVPKYAIWSFMWLTWNVFLICYYLNLGSLNRESGLLSLGTDSVSWWEWNGWGCQPVWGEADKPSTWRPTRVDGCFVQWHDIELAQSAVAAAFTVIALPLAILVAVQSYKKRKPMSDKGTLSRRPVYTIELSPTETTVSESSLKPMTPRRVKRRSGSRGAGSSVRRSRRSYRNNGYLASTASLPRESKPSRPTSAHSSYSNFHAARPASYHATEREAISRSQDVYDPPPPTESVPIITNRYDTIRRINKNAGYDVAGPYNEPSRGYDTSRNYEANNVSPYENTNRGYETVPNYEGRVDSVPPCESPYGAGGYGVVSGYEGGWEAPPPPAPPYSARATPQAPGPPAYQPANDGYMS; via the exons ATGCATACAGGAATAATGCTAGAAAACAATTTTGATTTAGAAAGTAAATTAAATGTACCGAAa TATGCAATATGGAGTTTCATGTGGCTAACCtggaatgtttttttaatttgctaTTATCTAAATCTGGGTTCTCTGAACAGG GAAAGCGGTTTACTATCTTTGGGGACTGATAGCGTCAGTTGGTGGGAATGGAATGGCTGGGGATGTCAGCCAGTATGGGGTGAAGCAGACAAACCTAGCACCTGGAGGCCAACGCGAGTAGACGGCTGTTTTGTTCAGTGGCACGACATTGAACTTGCTCAATCAGCTGTGGCGGCGGCATTCACTGTCATCGCTCTGCCCCTAGCCATACTCGTAGCTGTTCAGTCCTATAAGAAGCGAAAACCTATGTCTG ATAAAGGAACATTGTCCCGCCGACCGGTGTACACCATTGAATTGAGCCCCACTGAAACGACAGTAAGTGAAAGTTCTTTGAAGCCAATGACGCCGCGTCGCGTGAAGAGGCGCTCGGGCTCGCGCGGAGCCGGCTCGTCGGTGCGTCGCTCCCGGCGCTCGTACAGAAACAATGGGTACTTAGCTTCCACGGCTTCATTGCCGCGAGAATCTAAACCGTCTCGTCCGACGTCGGCGCACTCCTCATATTCCAATTTCCACGCCGCCCGTCCGGCTTCCTACCACGCCACCGAGAGAGAAGCCATATCAAGGTCGCAGGACGTATACGATCCTCCGCCGCCCACGGAGTCCGTCCCCATCATAACGAACAGGTACGACACGATTCGCCGCATAAACAAGAACGCAGGATACGACGTCGCCGGCCCGTACAACGAGCCCAGCAGGGGATACGATACGTCCAGAAACTACGAAGCGAACAACGTTTCGCCGTACGAAAATACGAATCGGGGATACGAGACCGTGCCTAATTATGAGGGTAGGGTGGATTCTGTGCCGCCTTGCGAATCTCCGTATGGGGCTGGAGGTTATGGTGTTGTGAGCGGGTACGAGGGCGGCTGGgaggcgccgccgccgcccgcgccgccctacAGCGCGCGCGCCACGCCGCAGGCGCCCGGCCCGCCCGCCTACCAGCCGGCTAATGACGGATACATGTCTTAG
- the LOC135075393 gene encoding ubiquitin carboxyl-terminal hydrolase isozyme L3, translating into MATETLVPLESNPEVMNKFLQKLGVPSSWSVVDVMGLDPEMLSWVPRPVLSVMLLFPVSKAYEEYKQKEENEILSKGQEVASDIFYMKQNISNACGTVALVHSVANNTDKIELADGYMKKFLDEAKNLDAAARGTLLEKSEGIINAHKELAQEGQTNTPSAEDPVNHHFITFIHKDGVLYELDGRKAFPINHGPTTADTLLESAAKICKEFMARDPEEVRFTVIALAASD; encoded by the coding sequence ATGGCGACTGAAACATTAGTTCCCCTGGAATCTAATCCAGAAGTGATGAACAAATTTCTCCAGAAATTAGGAGTCCCCAGCAGTTGGAGTGTTGTTGATGTGATGGGATTAGACCCTGAAATGCTTTCCTGGGTGCCGCGTCCTGTTCTCTCGGTGATGCTTCTTTTCCCTGTCTCTAAAGCTTATGAAGAATATAAGCAAAAAGAAGAAAATGAAATTCTGTCAAAGGGCCAAGAAGTAGCTAGTGATATATTTTACATGAAGCAGAATATCAGCAATGCTTGTGGCACAGTAGCTCTCGTACACAGTGTTGCTAACAATACTGATAAAATTGAACTGGCAGATGGATATATGAAGAAATTTCTCGATGAAGCTAAGAATTTGGATGCCGCTGCCCGCGGCACTTTGCTTGAGAAGTCTGAAGGGATCATTAACGCTCACAAGGAGTTAGCTCAAGAGGGTCAAACTAACACTCCGAGTGCAGAAGATCCAGTAAACCATCATTTCATTACATTCATACATAAGGATGGAGTCTTGTATGAATTGGATGGCCGTAAAGCTTTTCCAATCAATCACGGACCTACTACTGCAGATACACTGTTGGAAAGTGCTGCTAAAATCTGCAAGGAATTTATGGCTCGTGATCCTGAAGAAGTGCGCTTCACCGTCATTGCATTGGCTGCATCCGACTAA
- the LOC135088290 gene encoding major facilitator superfamily domain-containing protein 12-like — protein MDNEFMDISTSFRLQLGYGIGHILNDVCASLWFTYFLVFFHLVLEFSASQAGNLMLIGQIVDAVSTPFVGYHSDRTDNAISARYGKRKLWHLFGTACVLASFPFIFSQCIGCSITHKWAQMFYFAAFILIFQIGWAAVQISHLSLIPELAHDDHTRSHLTAVRYGFTVFSNLFVYIITWIVLHITGECNKQQVGPADAWKFRHIVYVVMSIGTLASIIFHLSVKEKYSYRNQDELIQNSERGAHLDFLHKPLLYQVAGVYMSTRLVVNVAQVFIPLYLHRTLGLAARALAVVPLAMYLGSLAAAGAQRLAPRSFTRKLNYFIGSICGLTGFVWIYFEYDYDYKVYFIYLVAVLIGFGGAIMLMTSLSLTADLVGARTEASAFVYGLMSFTDKLACGIAIAVIQMYADEAESTYYQNVLSWVCGGATILGLTFTLLLPKFTPEVMIINDSASVNNSDEPSAMPENI, from the exons atggATAACGAATTTATGGACATTTCAACCAGCTTCAGGCTCCAGCTCGGCTATGGAATCGGTCATATACTAAACGATGTTTGTGCTAGTTTGTGGTTCACAtactttttggtattttttcaTTTAGTTCTGGAATTTAGTGCTTCCCAAGCTGGGAATTTGATGTTAATTGGGCAAATAGTCGATGCTGTATCCACACCATTTGTAGGTTACCATTCGGATCGCACTGACAATGCTATCAGTGCAAGGTATGGCAAAAGAAAATTATGGCATTTATTTG gGACTGCATGTGTACTAGCATCATTTCCATTCATATTTTCGCAATGTATTGGTTGTTCGATAACTCATAAATGGgcgcaaatgttttattttgctgcATTCATTCTAATATTCCAAATCGGCTGGGCAGCTGTTCAAATATCTCATTTAAGTTTGATACCAGAACTAGCTCATGATGACCATACACGGAGTCACCTGACGGCTGTAAG GTATGGATTTACTGTGTTTTCTAATCTGTTTGTGTACATAATCACTTGGATAGTATTGCACATAACAGGAGAATGTAATAAACAG CAAGTCGGACCTGCAGATGCCTGGAAATTCAGACACATTGTGTATGTGGTCATGAGCATTGGAACTCTTGCTTCAATCATTTTTCATTTAAGTGTTAAGGAAAAATATTCCTATAGGAACCAAGATGAATTGATACAGAACAGTGAACGAGGAGCACATTTAGATTTCTTACATAAACCATTATTATATCAG gtTGCTGGTGTGTACATGAGCACAAGATTGGTAGTAAACGTCGCACAAGTATTTATACCCCTATATTTACATCGAACATTGGGACTGGCAGCACGAGCGCTGGCTGTGGTGCCTCTGGCGATGTATCTAGGAAGCCTGGCCGCAGCTGGAGCGCAAAGACTGGCCCCTAGATCATTTACAaggaaattaaattactttataGGTTCCATATGCGGTCTAACTGGATTTGTGTGGATATATTTCGAGTATGACTATGATTACAAAGTGTACTTCATTTATTTAGTAGCTGTGTTAATAG GTTTTGGTGGAGCAATAATGCTGATGACTAGTCTTTCACTGACTGCTGATTTAGTTGGCGCGAGAACCGAGGCATCGGCCTTCGTTTATGGCCTAATGAGTTTCACGGACAAGCTGGCCTGCGGAATCGCTATCGCTGTAATTCAAATGTA CGCCGACGAAGCAGAATCAACATATTACCAGAACGTGTTATCATGGGTGTGCGGCGGTGCTACGATATTGGGGCTCACATTTACGTTACTCCTCCCCAAATTCACGCCAGAAGTTATGATAATCAATG attctGCATCAGTAAACAACTCGGATGAACCGTCAGCTATGCCTGAAAATATATGA